Proteins encoded within one genomic window of Cucumis sativus cultivar 9930 chromosome 3, Cucumber_9930_V3, whole genome shotgun sequence:
- the LOC101215082 gene encoding uncharacterized protein LOC101215082, with product MRFCTERRRFLFFLPLVFFLPNLLSLLELHHDLASTQPDKRSKKFDHLILGPATGQGLSDRLQCSGTKALNNTHLPDTSNSADSGDSIHFVTVFTIYNASQDSKVIGRSTDVVKVGDASYNKVERSMAVLNVFINFIQVSMPQSNVVILTDPASDLPVRRNRVAVFPIQGEYSRDTLMLQRIRSYISFLDAKLDEQRQGTTHINHYIFTDSDMAVVGDLGEIFHKHPKFHLALTFRNNKAQPLNSGFIAVRGTEDGIRRAKTFLEEVLKIYSSRFMKASRMLGDQLALAWVVRSNPSFDARKFSKPETFVEEINGASVLFLPCALYNWTPPEGAGQFHGMPLNVKVVHFKGSRKRLMLESWNFFQSSSSISDMLCLILSSGRTKYDF from the exons ATGAGATTTTGCACCGAACGACGCcgtttcctcttcttccttcccCTCGTCTTCTTCCTTCCCAATCTCCTCTCCC TTTTAGAGTTGCATCATGACCTAGCCTCGACTCAGCCCGACAAACGAAGCAAGAAATTCGACCATTTAATTCTTGGCCCTGCCACCGGCCAAGGCCTCTCCGATCGCTTGCAATGCTCAG GCACCAAAGCGCTCAATAACACCCATTTGCCTGATACTTCTAATTCGGCCGATTCTGGGGACAGCATTCACTTTGTGACGGTCTTTACCATATATAATGCTTCACAGGATTCCAAAGTGATTGGGAGATCAACTGACGTTGTAAAAGTGGGGGATGCTTCATATAATAAGGTGGAGAGGTCGATGGCTGTTTTGAATGTCTTCATCAATTTCATTCAG GTTTCAATGCCCCAGAGTAATGTAGTGATTTTAACTGATCCAGCTTCAGATCTACCAGTACGTAGAAATAGAGTAGCTGTGTTTCCAATACAGGGTGAATATTCACGAGACACATTGATGCTTCAAAGAATCAGGTCTTACATT AGCTTTCTAGATGCAAAACTTGATGAGCAACGACAGGGTACAACACATATCAATCATTACATCTTCACAGACTCAGATATGGCAGTGGTTGGTGATTTAGGAGAAATTTTTCATAAGCATCCGAAGTTTCATTTGGCTCTCACTTTTAGAAATAACAAAGCACAGCCTCTGAATTCAGGGTTTATAGCTGTGAGAGGTACTGAAGATGGAATTCGAAG GGCCAAGACTTTTCTCGAAGAAGTACTGAAGATATACAGTTCAAGATTCATGAAAGCATCACGAATGCTTGGAGATCAATTAGCTCTTGCATGGGTTGTAAGGTCAAATCCCTCATTTGATGCAAGGAAATTCAGCAAACCAGAAacatttgttgaagaaatcaACGGTGCTTCAGTGCTTTTCTTACCATGCGCCTTGTACAATTGGACACCACCAGAGGGCGCAGGTCAATTCCACGGCATGCCCTTGAATGTCAAG GTTGTTCATTTCAAAGGATCAAGGAAACGCCTAATGCTTGAATCTTGGAACTTCTTTCAATCCTCTTCCAGCATCTCAGACATGCTGTGCCTTATTTTAAGTAGTGGTCGAACAAAGTATGATTTCTAA
- the LOC101215329 gene encoding UDP-glucuronate 4-epimerase 3, producing the protein MSHLDNIPSTPGKFKMDKSPYIHRLRWHSSLTKLTFWSLVILGSILIFFFRSPSSSPLPSDHSRRSLSTYDWGGPAWEKRVRSSARVRSRNGISVLVTGAAGFVGTHVSVALKRRGDGVLGLDNFNNYYDQSLKRARQALLERTGVFVVEGDINDSALLKKLFEVVPFTHVMHLAAQAGVRYAMENPSSYVHSNIAGLVSLLEVCKSANPQPSIVWASSSSVYGLNTKVPFSEKDRTDQPASLYAATKKAGEEIAHTYNHIYGLSLTGLRFFTVYGPWGRPDMAYFFFTRDILKGKSIPIFEGADHGTVARDFTYIDDIVKGCLAALDTAEKSTGSGGKKKGPAQLRVFNLGNTSPVPVSDLVSILEKLLKMKAKRNIMKLPRNGDVQFTHANISLAQRELGYKPTTDLQTGLKKFVRWYMNYYSQGKKAAG; encoded by the coding sequence ATGTCCCATCTCGATAACATTCCTTCCACGCCGGGGAAGTTTAAGATGGATAAGTCGCCCTACATTCATAGACTCCGGTGGCATTCATCGTTAACCAAGCTCACATTCTGGTCCTTAGTTATCCTTGGGTCGatcttgatcttcttcttcagatCGCCGTCGTCGTCGCCGCTGCCGTCCGATCACTCCCGTCGATCGTTAAGTACTTACGATTGGGGCGGACCCGCTTGGGAGAAAAGGGTTCGTTCATCGGCTCGAGTTCGGTCTCGTAATGGGATCTCTGTTCTCGTCACCGGCGCCGCCGGATTCGTCGGAACTCATGTTTCTGTGGCACTGAAGCGCCGTGGCGACGGCGTCCTTGGTCTCGATAATTTCAACAACTACTACGATCAATCCCTAAAACGAGCTCGTCAAGCCCTTTTGGAACGAACTGGCGTGTTCGTTGTTGAAGGCGATATTAACGATTCGGCTCTGTTGAAGAAGCTTTTTGAAGTTGTTCCGTTCACTCATGTGATGCATTTAGCTGCTCAAGCCGGCGTTAGGTATGCTATGGAAAATCCTAGCTCTTATGTTCATAGCAACATAGCTGGCCTAGTTAGTCTTTTAGAGGTTTGTAAATCTGCAAATCCACAGCCTTCAATTGTTTGGGCATCTTCTAGTTCTGTTTATGGATTGAATACTAAAGTGCCCTTCTCGGAGAAGGACCGGACCGATCAACCGGCAAGTCTGTATGCAGCGACGAAGAAGGCTGGAGAAGAGATTGCACATACTTACAATCATATCTACGGACTTTCACTGACCGGGCTGCGGTTCTTCACTGTATATGGACCTTGGGGAAGGCCTGATATggcttatttctttttcactagAGATATTTTGAAAGGAAAGTCCATTCCCATCTTTGAAGGTGCTGATCATGGTACTGTGGCTAGAGATTTCACCTACATTGATGATATTGTGAAGGGTTGTTTGGCAGCTTTGGACACTGCTGAGAAGAGCACTGGTAGTGGAGGGAAGAAAAAGGGACCAGCGCAACTTCGGGTTTTCAATTTAGGGAATACGTCGCCGGTGCCGGTGTCGGATCTTGTGAGCATTTTGGAGAAGCTTTTGAAGATGAAAGCAAAGAGGAACATAATGAAGTTGCCAAGGAATGGTGATGTTCAGTTTACTCATGCCAATATCAGCTTGGCTCAGAGGGAACTTGGATATAAGCCAACCACAGATCTGCAGACCGGGCTGAAGAAGTTCGTCCGGTGGtatatgaattattattcACAAGGGAAGAAAGCTGCTGGTTAG
- the LOC101215568 gene encoding 3-phosphoshikimate 1-carboxyvinyltransferase 2, translating into MAQVSKICSGVRTPQFLHEIPKSQKPNSVNLFSVRSPFVGAQNFRGLKYGDEMRGNSSSGRVTAVVPLKVSASAVTTEKPPTVPEIVLQPIKEISGTIHLPGSKSLSNRILLLAALSEGTTVVDNLLSSDDIHYMLGALRTLGLDVEEDGANKRATVGGSGGLFPVAKESRDEEVQLFLGNAGTAMRPLAAAVTAAGGNLRYVLDGVPRMRERPIGDLVDGLKQLGADVDCFLGTNCPPVRVVGKGGLPGGKVKLSGSISSQYLTALLMAAPLALGDVEVEIIDKLISVPYVEMTLKLMERFGVYVEHNDSWDRFLVRGGQKYKSPGHAYVEGDASSASYFLAGAAVTGGTVTVEGCGTSSLQGDVKFAEVLEKMGAKVTWTDNSVTVTGPPRDSPRSKHLKAIDVNMNKMPDVAMTLAVVALYADGPTAIRDVASWRVKETERMIAICTELRKLGATVEEGPDYCIITPPEKLNVTAIDTYDDHRMAMAFSLAACQDVPVTIKDPGCTRKTFPDYFEVLQQFVKN; encoded by the exons ATGGCCCAAGTTAGCAAAATTTGCAGTGGTGTTCGAACCCCTCAATTTCTTCATGAAATTCCCAAATCTCAGAAACCCAACTCCgtaaatttgttttctgtGCGGTCACCATTTGTGGGTGCTCAGAATTTTCGGGGTTTGAAATATGGGGATGAAATGAGGGGAAATTCTTCCAGTGGAAGAGTTACTGCTGTTGTTCCTCTTAAGGTTTCAGCTTCTGCTGTCACAACGGAGAAGCCACCCACGGTGCCGGAAATTGTGTTGCAACCCATTAAGGAGATCTCTGGAACCATCCACTTGCCTGGTTCTAAATCCCTTTCTAATCGGATTCTACTTCTCGCAGCTCTCTCTGAG GGAACAACAGTGGTCGACAATTTGTTGAGTAGTGATGATATCCACTATATGCTTGGTGCATTGAGGACACTTGGGTTGGACGTTGAAGAGGATGGTGCAAACAAACGAGCCACTGTTGGAGGCTCTGGTGGTCTCTTCCCAGTGGCAAAAGAATCAAGGGATGAAGAAGTTCAACTTTTCCTTGGAAATGCTGGAACAGCAATGCGTCCATTGGCAGCAGCAGTTACTGCCGCTGGTGGAAACTTAAG ATATGTTCTTGATGGAGTACCCAGAATGAGAGAGAGACCAATTGGGGATTTGGTTGATGGTCTCAAGCAGCTTGGTGCAGATGTTGATTGTTTCCTAGGCACTAACTGCCCTCCGGTCCGCGTCGTTGGAAAAGGAGGCCTTCCAGGGGGGAAG GTAAAACTGTCTGGTTCAATTAGCAGTCAATACTTAACTGCCTTGCTGATGGCAGCTCCTCTGGCTTTAGGAGACGTTGAAGTCGAGATAATCGATAAATTAATTTCTGTTCCTTATGTTGAGATGACTTTGAAACTGATGGAACGTTTTGGGGTCTATGTGGAACACAATGATAGCTGGGATCGATTCTTGGTGCGTGGAGGCCAAAAGTACAA atctCCTGGACATGCTTATGTCGAAGGTGATGCTTCAAGTGCAAGTTATTTCCTTGCTGGTGCGGCCGTCACTGGTGGGACAGTTACTGTTGAAGGTTGTGGCACCAGTAGTTTACAG GGGGATGTAAAGTTTGCTGAAGTTCTTGAGAAGATGGGAGCTAAAGTAACCTGGACAGATAACAGTGTCACTGTCACTGGACCACCACGAGATTCTCCGAGGAGCAAACATCTCAAAGCAATCGATGTCAACATGAACAAAATGCCTGATGTTGCTATGACACTTGCCGTAGTTGCATTATATGCCGATGGTCCAACTGCCATCAGAGATG TTGCAAGTTGGAGAGTAAAGGAGACCGAACGTATGATTGCCATTTGCACAGAGCTCCGAAAG CTTGGAGCAACAGTTGAAGAAGGTCCAGATTACTGTATTATCACTCCACCAGAGAAACTAAACGTGACAGCCATAGACACATACGACGACCACAGAATGGCTATGGCATTCTCCCTCGCTGCCTGCCAAGATGTTCCAGTTACCATTAAGGATCCTGGCTGCACCCGAAAAACGTTCCCGGACTACTTCGAAGTGCTTCAGCAATTCGTCAAGAACTGA
- the TK gene encoding transketolase → MASTSSLTLSQALLSREISRHGSNSSSDRVPLSIPTFSGLKSTKPPRLTGSAHRPRATHYRRQIVRAAIAETLGTTAETALVEKSINTIRFLAIDAVEKANSGHPGLPMGCAPMGHILYDEVMKYNPKNPYWFNRDRFILSAGHGCMLQYALLHLAGYDSVREEDLKSFRQWESRTPGHPENFETPGVEVTTGPLGQGIANAVGLALAEKHLAARFNKPDSEIVDHYTYVILGDGCQMEGIANEACSLAGHWGLGKLIALYDDNHISIDGDTEIAFTESVDTRFEGLGWHVIWVKNGNTGYDEIRAAIQEAKAVKDKPTMIKVTTTIGFGSPNKANSYSVHGSALGAKEVEATRSNLGWPYEPFHVPEDVQKHWSRHTPLGADFEAEWNAKFAEYEKKYPEEAAELKSIITGELPAGWEDALPKYTPESPGDATRNLSQQCLNALAKVLPGFLGGSADLASSNMTLLKMYGDFQKNTPEERNLRFGVREHGMGAICNGIALHSPGFIPYCATFFVFTDYMRAAMRISALSEAGVIYVMTHDSIGLGEDGPTHQPIEHLASFRAMPNILMFRPADGNETAGAYKVAVVNRKRPSIMALSRQKLPHLPGTSIEGVEKGGYIVSDNSSGNKPDVILIGTGSELEIAFQAGEELRKEGKAVRVVSFVSWELFDDQSDAYKESVLPEAVTARVSIEAGSTFGWGKIVGSKGKAIGIDRFGASAPAGKIYKEFGLTVEAVVAAARELS, encoded by the exons ATGGCTTCCACTTCTTCTCTCACCCTTTCTCAAGCTCTCTTGTCCCGCGAAATCTCTCGCCATGGCTCCAATTCCTCCTCCGACCGTGTTCCCCTCTCTATCCCCACATTCTCCGGCCTCAAATCCACCAAACCACCTCGTCTCACCGGCTCCGCCCACCGTCCCAGAGCTACCCACTACCGCCGTCAGATCGTTAGAGCCGCCATCGCTGAGACATTGGGCACCACTGCAGAAACTGCCCTCGTCGAGAAGTCCATCAATACGATTCGATTCTTGGCCATTGATGCGGTTGAGAAAGCTAATTCCGGTCACCCTGGTTTGCCCATGGGGTGTGCGCCGATGGGTCATATTCTTTACGATGAGGTCATGAAGTATAACCCCAAAAACCCTTACTGGTTCAATCGGGACCGGTTCATTTTGTCCGCTGGACATGGTTGTATGTTGCAGTATGCTCTGCTTCATCTTGCTGGGTACGACAGTGTCAGG GAGGAGGACTTGAAGAGCTTCCGTCAGTGGGAAAGCCGAACGCCTGGACATCCGGAGAACTTTGAGACTCCTGGTGTCGAGGTTACAACTG GTCCTCTTGGACAGGGAATTGCAAATGCTGTTGGTCTAGCCCTTGCTGAGAAACACTTGGCTGCTCGGTTTAACAAACCAGACAGTGAGATTGTCGACCACTACAC ATACGTTATACTGGGAGATGGCTGTCAAATGGAGGGAATTGCCAATGAGGCTTGTTCTTTGGCTGGTCACTGGGGACTAGGAAAGCTTATTGCTCTGTATGATGACAACCACATTTCAATTGATGGAGATACAGAGATTGCATTCACCGAGAGTGTTGACACTCGTTTTGAGGGTCTTGGATGGCACGTTATCTGGGTGAAGAATGGAAACACTGGCTATGATGAAATCCGTGCGGCAATTCAGGAAGCTAAAGCTGTTAAAGACAAGCCTACAATGATCAAG GTGACAACAACCATTGGTTTTGGATCTCCAAACAAAGCCAATTCATACAGTGTGCATGGAAGTGCCCTTGGTGCAAAAGAAGTTGAGGCTACTAGGAGCAACCTTGGATGGCCATATGAACCTTTCCATGTGCCAGAGGACGTCCAGAA GCACTGGAGTCGTCACACTCCTCTGGGTGCAGATTTTGAAGCAGAATGGAATGCTAAATTTGCTGAATATGAGAAGAAGTACCCGGAGGAAGCGGCTGAGTTGAAGTCTATCATCACTGGTGAACTACCAGCGGGCTGGGAAGATGCACTTCCG AAATATACACCTGAGAGTCCAGGTGATGCAACTAGAAATCTGTCTCAGCAATGCCTTAATGCTCTCGCAAAAGTTCTTCCTGGTTTCCTTGGTGGCAGTGCTGACTTGGCATCATCCAACATGACCCTTCTGAAAATGTATGGGGATTTCCAAAAGAACACTCCAGAAGAACGCAATCTTAGGTTCGGTGTCAGGGAACATGGAATGGGTGCCATATGCAATGGGATTGCCCTTCACAGTCCTGGGTTTATCCCATACTGTGCCACATTCTTTGTTTTCACTGACTACATGAGAGCTGCTATGAGGATTTCTGCCTTATCTGAAGCTGGTGTCATCTACGTCATGACTCATGATTCAATCGGGCTTGGAGAAGATGGTCCAACCCATCAGCCAATAGAGCACCTGGCAAGCTTTAGGGCGATGCCCAACATATTGATGTTTAGGCCTGCTGATGGTAACGAGACTGCTGGTGCTTACAAAGTTGCAGTTGTAAACAGGAAGAGACCTTCTATTATGGCCCTTTCGCGGCAAAAGTTGCCTCATTTACCTGGAACTTCAATTGAAGGAGTCGAGAAGGGTGGATACATTGTTTCCGACAACTCTTCAGGCAACAAGCCAGATGTTATCTTGATTGGAACTGGTTCTGAATTGGAGATTGCTTTCCAAGCAGGAGAGGAACTCAGAAAGGAAGGAAAAGCTGTTAGAGTTGTTTCCTTTGTCTCTTGGGAGCTTTTTGATGATCAGTCAGATGCCTACAAGGAAAGTGTTTTGCCAGAAGCTGTAACAGCTAGAGTCAGCATTGAGGCCGGTTCAACATTTGGGTGGGGAAAGATTGTTGGAAGCAAAGGGAAGGCAATTGGTATCGATCGATTTGGCGCGAGTGCACCAGCAGGAAAAATATACAAGGAGTTCGGTCTCACAGTAGAGGCTGTTGTAGCAGCAGCTCGAGAACTTAGCTAG
- the LOC101216284 gene encoding DNA repair protein RAD51 homolog 3 isoform X1 yields the protein MEVGRLPISATLRGKLISSGYTTLSSLASVSPSDLARELEISNNEAFDVLKLASHGRGLDRSDGSGAIVNGAETAWDMLHKEQFIPRITTSCADLDNLLGGGINVSEVTEIGGVPGIGKTQLGIQLAVNVQIPGAFGGVGGKAVYIDTEGSFMVERALQIAEACIEDMSDYSVLLKKNAIPHQIQIEPKDILENIFYFRVCSYTEQIALINYLDKFITEHKDVKVVIVDSVTFHFRQNFDDLALRTRLLSEMALKFMKLAKKFSLAVVLFNQVTTKFAEGSFQLTLALGDSWSHSCTNRIILYWNGDERYAYLEKSPSLQSASAPYSVTCRGIRNCTSSNKRTKMM from the exons ATGGAGGTCGGGAGGTTACCCATCTCCGCCACGCTTCGGGGTAAACTGATTTCATCCGGCTACACTACTCTCTCCTCTCTCGCTTCCGTTTCTCCTTCCGACCTTGCTCGAG AATTGGAAATCTCGAACAATGAAGCTTTTGATGTTCTCAAGCTTGCATCACATGGTCGTGGGCTGGACAGGTCAGACGGGAGTGGTGCTATTGTTAATG GTGCGGAGACTGCTTGGGATATGCTTCACAAAGAGCAGTTCATTCCACGTATTACCACATCTTGTGCAGATTTAGATAACCTTCTTGGCGGAGGAATTAATGTCAGTGAAGTTACGGAAATTG GTGGAGTACCGGGCATAGGTAAAACACAGCTTGG GATTCAACTTGCGGTAAATGTCCAAATTCCAGGTGCATTTGGTGGGGTAGGTGGAAAAGCAGTTTATATAG ATACAGAAGGGAGCTTTATGGTGGAGCGTGCTTTGCAGATTGCTGAAGCATGTATAGAGGATATGTCAGATTACAGTGTCTTACTAAAGAAGAATGCAATACctcatcaaattcaaatcGAACCGAAAGATATCttggaaaatatattttattttcgtGTCTGCAGCTACACAGAGCAAATTGCTCTAATAAATTATCTGGACAAGTTCATTACTGAGCACAAAGAT GTTAAGGTTGTCATAGTTGATAGTGTGACATTCCATTTTCGCcaaaattttgatgatttgGCCCTCCGGACACGGTTGCTCAGTGAAATGGCTCTTAAGTTCATGAAGCTGGCCAAGAAGTTCAGTTTGGCT GTTGTTCTATTTAATCAGGTGACGACTAAGTTCGCCGAAGGCTCATTCCAATTAACTCTTGCATTGG GTGATAGCTGGTCACACTCTTGCACGAATCGGATCATTTTGTATTGGAACGGCGATGAAAGGTACGCATATCTTGAAAAGTCACCCTCTCTTCAATCTGCCTCGGCACCTTATTCTGTGACTTGTAGAGGCATTAGAAATTGTACATCCAGTAATAAGAGAACCAAAATGATGTAA
- the LOC101216284 gene encoding DNA repair protein RAD51 homolog 3 isoform X2: protein MEVGRLPISATLRGKLISSGYTTLSSLASVSPSDLARELEISNNEAFDVLKLASHGRGLDRSDGSGAIVNGAETAWDMLHKEQFIPRITTSCADLDNLLGGGINVSEVTEIGGVPGIGKTQLGIQLAVNVQIPGAFGGVGGKAVYIDTEGSFMVERALQIAEACIEDMSDYSVLLKKNAIPHQIQIEPKDILENIFYFRVCSYTEQIALINYLDKFITEHKDVKVVIVDSVTFHFRQNFDDLALRTRLLSEMALKFMKLAKKFSLALMSSTDLHLVDLQ from the exons ATGGAGGTCGGGAGGTTACCCATCTCCGCCACGCTTCGGGGTAAACTGATTTCATCCGGCTACACTACTCTCTCCTCTCTCGCTTCCGTTTCTCCTTCCGACCTTGCTCGAG AATTGGAAATCTCGAACAATGAAGCTTTTGATGTTCTCAAGCTTGCATCACATGGTCGTGGGCTGGACAGGTCAGACGGGAGTGGTGCTATTGTTAATG GTGCGGAGACTGCTTGGGATATGCTTCACAAAGAGCAGTTCATTCCACGTATTACCACATCTTGTGCAGATTTAGATAACCTTCTTGGCGGAGGAATTAATGTCAGTGAAGTTACGGAAATTG GTGGAGTACCGGGCATAGGTAAAACACAGCTTGG GATTCAACTTGCGGTAAATGTCCAAATTCCAGGTGCATTTGGTGGGGTAGGTGGAAAAGCAGTTTATATAG ATACAGAAGGGAGCTTTATGGTGGAGCGTGCTTTGCAGATTGCTGAAGCATGTATAGAGGATATGTCAGATTACAGTGTCTTACTAAAGAAGAATGCAATACctcatcaaattcaaatcGAACCGAAAGATATCttggaaaatatattttattttcgtGTCTGCAGCTACACAGAGCAAATTGCTCTAATAAATTATCTGGACAAGTTCATTACTGAGCACAAAGAT GTTAAGGTTGTCATAGTTGATAGTGTGACATTCCATTTTCGCcaaaattttgatgatttgGCCCTCCGGACACGGTTGCTCAGTGAAATGGCTCTTAAGTTCATGAAGCTGGCCAAGAAGTTCAGTTTGGCT TTGATGAGTTCCACTGACCTCCATTTGGTTGATTTGCAATGA